A window from Brassica napus cultivar Da-Ae unplaced genomic scaffold, Da-Ae ScsIHWf_1320;HRSCAF=1886, whole genome shotgun sequence encodes these proteins:
- the LOC106357486 gene encoding protein disulfide-isomerase 5-3 yields the protein MVSPTKLKSMDFYRKIPRDLTEASLSGAGLSIVAALVMMLLFGMELSSYLAVNTTTTVVVDKSADGDFLRIHFNISFPALSCEFASVDVSDVLGTNRLNITKTIRKFPIDPHLKTTGEEFHSGHGSHDINHGEETKEEIPDGSIPLVSSSFDSFSKHFPLLIVNFNAPWCYWSNRLKPSWEKAASIIYHKYNPETDGRVLLGSVDCTEEAELCKRNHIQGYPSIRIFRKGSDLKEDHGHHEHESYYGDRDTDSIVKMVDELVAPIHPETHKLDLDGISNKTLKHLKKAPVTGGCRVEGYVRVKKVPGNLIISAHSGAHSFDSSKMNMSHVVSHLSFGRMFSPRLLTDMRRLLPYIGQSHDKLNEKAFINQHEFGANVTIEHYLQVVKTEVITRRTAQEHSLVEEYEYTAHSSIAQTYYLPVAKFHFELSPMQIMITENPKSFSHFITNLCAIIGGVFTVAGILDSIFHNTIRLVKKVELGKNF from the exons ATGGTTTCCCCTACCAAACTCAAATCCATGGATTTCTACAG GAAAATCCCGAGAGATTTGACAGAGGCGTCTCTATCAGGCGCTGGCTTATCCATTGTTGCTGCTCTCGTTATGATGCTTTTGTTCGGAATG GAGCTGAGTAGTTATTTGGCGGTCAACACTACCACAACTGTCGTCGTTGACAAGAGCGCTGATGGCGACTTCTTACGCATTCATTTCAACATCAG TTTTCCTGCCCTTTCATGTGAATTTGCATCCGTTGATGTGAGTGACGTCTTGGGAACT AATAGGCTGaatataacaaaaacaattcGCAAGTTTCCAATTGATCCGCATTTAAAGACCACTGGTGAAGAGTTCCACTCTGGCCATGGATCACATGACATCAACCACGGAGAAGAAACTAAGGAAGAGATTCCTGATGGTTCCATACCACTTGTCAGTAGTAGTTTTGATTCATTTTCAAAACA CTTTCCTCTATTGATTGTTAACTTTAATGCACCATGGTGCTACTGGAGTAACCGTCTG AAACCGTCGTGGGAGAAAGCAGCTTCAATTATATACCACAA ATATAATCCCGAAACTGATGGGCGTGTTCTTCTCGGAAGCGTTGATTGCACAGAAGAAGCTGAGCTATGTAAGAG gAATCATATACAAGGCTATCCATCTATTCGGATTTTCCGCAAAGGCAGCGACCTTAA AGAGGACCATGGACACCACGAACATGAATCTTACTATGGAGATCGGGACACAGATAGTATAGTTAAG ATGGTGGATGAACTGGTGGCACCTATCCACCCGGAGACCCACAAGCTAGATTTGGATGGTATATCCAACAAGACATTGAAACATCTTAAAAAGGCACCAGTTACAGGAGGTTGTAGGGTTGAAGGTTATGTGCGTGTAAAGAAG GTTCCAGGAAACCTTATTATCTCAGCTCATTCAGGAGCTCATTCGTTCGACTCTTCTAAAATGAACATGTCGCATGTTGTTAGCCATCTTTCATTTGGGAGGATGTTTTCACCTAGGTTGTTGACCGATATGAGGCGCTTGTTGCCATACATCGGCCAAAGCCATGACAAGCTCAATGAAAAAGCATTCATTAATCAACACGAGTTTGGTGCCAACGTTACT ATCGAACACTACCTTCAAGTGGTCAAGACAGAGGTCATTACaagaagaacagctcaagaacattcATTGGTTGAGGAATATGAATACACCGCTCACAGCAGCATAGCTCAGACTTACTACTTACCCGTTGCAAAGTTTCACTTTGAGCTCTCTCCCATGCAG ATTATGATAACTGAAAACCCAAAGTCCTTCTCACACTTCATCACAAACCTTTGCGCCATTATTGGTGGTGTTTTCACG GTAGCGGGAATACTAGATTCTATTTTCCACAATACAATAAGACTGGTGAAAAAGGTGGAGCTGGGGAAAAACTTTTGA
- the LOC125596911 gene encoding uncharacterized protein LOC125596911 → MPPKKADMEQALENLQQEVGKLTSLVVEQRQEGDRVRSLELAMVAVQEQMGRFSFLEQMEKRFREEEETRKRLKEAEKGKGLQIEGSPSLGKTGVEDSGEGEASNTGKPITIKHHDVEGLKQKEVSVREETLTSQTIPAEVYQMAIHPLTRRMKIPEFDGEGVEGWVLRVDQYFEIEEFSEEAKLKAVRMCFVDDALMWYRWERDRYPFESWAQMRERVLENFSETPDTTAGERLLTLRQEGSVKDFCREFVSLASNAPELTEAVLEMAFMVGLKPKIRAGVRMFDSRGLKKMMSVAKTVEEWSTPEVPGGPQSSVGSHSSGGYSKGSRSTYEKSTGPNSFKPKSSGSYSQQSNTSRGATPRTQTQMNHGRLKPPFRRLTAAEVAKWKAEGLCFKCDEKFTANHICPRKELSVLLVNENGTEIELPEEMTEMRDSEEEEFTEVAELSVNSVVGLSSPHTIKLKGRVAGEEVVVLIDSGATHNFISEELVKKLSIPRSTTKGYGVMVGAGLTVKGGGVCDEVELQLPECTVTSSFLPLELGMADVILGIQWLETLGETRSNWKLQWMKFQLGKETVTLQGDPSLFSAQVSLKALWKAMENEGEGYMVELSSMQTVGGGEPERLRSEYQWVESEFGGTFQEPQGLPPSRGKEHAITLEAGANPVSVRPFRYPHVQKEEIERQIAVMLAAGIIQESNSPFSSPVLLVRKKDGSWRFCVDYRALNKVTVPDRYPIPMIDLLLDELQGAKVFSKLDLRSGYHQILVKSEDVPKTAFRTHDGHYEFLVMPFGLSNAPATFQSIMNDVFRPWLRKFVLVFFDDILVYSENEEDHKAHLKIVLQQLERHQLYANRKKCTFGSKRIEYLGYIITEEGVAADKEKVRAMEEWPLPKNIRGLRGFLGLTGYYRKFVRDYGIIARPLTELLRKDQFLWRVEATLAFEALKKAMATTPVLALPNFEEVFVLESDASGVGLGAVLMQQQRPLAYFSQALSDRQRLKSVYERELMAIVLAVQKWRHYLLGRRFIIRTDQKSLKFLLEQREVNLEYQRWLTKLLGFDFEIQYKPGLENKAADALSRREWGPELLALTIPTSIQLEELSELVDRDPEMLAIREAVKEGSGEHKDYSVVQGRLLRKGKLVIPQNSSVIKTIMEEFHCGKIGGHGGVLRTQKRIGDVFYWKGMMTDIKRFVASCLTCQRHKYSTLAPGGLLQPLPVPEKVWDDVSMDFVEGLPRSEGYNSIMVVVDRLTKYAHFIKLKHPYSAVDVAGVFAQEVLKLHGFPRTIVCDRDRVFTSQFWKELFKLAGTRLCFSTAYHPQSDGQTEVTNRGLETYLRCFSSDKPKEWGKYLMWAELSYNTAYHSTIQMSPFQALYGRDPPALIKYEQGSTSNAELEEKLLERDAMIELLREHLHKAQQTMKNRADGRRREVEFEVGDKVFLKLRPYRQHTLARRSNEKLAARFYGPYEIASRVGKVAYRLHLPEEAKIHPTFHVSQLKKLEGEVVDSVSIPPQLTEEGEMIAEPEAILGTRKNVISGQEEVLIKWKGLPAFDSSWEWSNVIRAQYPNFDLEDKVNLVEGGIDTYGIIKPPILYQYQRKGRKDWKVSVEEAQETVNLWYNDRQEVRKWQELRKKEAIQNGYVLTLLGRARKFPAYRSRAQKNHIERAAINTPVQGSAADVAMCAMLEITTNERLNELGWKLLLQVHDEVILEGPSESAELAKSIVVDCMCRPFNGKNILSVDLSVDAKCAQNWYAAK, encoded by the exons ATGCCGCCAAAGAAAGCAGACATGGAACAGGCGCTCGAAAACCTGCAACAAGAAGTAGGGAAGCTGACATCGCTGGTTGTGGAGCAACGGCAGGAAGGGGACAGAGTCAGATCCCTGGAACTGGCCATGGTTGCAGTCCAAGAGCAGATGGGCAGATTCTCTTTTCTGGAGCAGATGGAGAAGCGGTTCCGTGAGGAGGAAGAAACGAGGAAGAGGTTGAAGGAAGCGGAAAAAGGGAAAGGGCTTCAGATCGAAGGAAGTCCTTCTCTGGGAAAGACCGGAGTGGAAGATTCCGGCGAGGGTGAGGCGAGTAACACGGGAAAACCCATCACGATCAAACACCATGACGTAGAAGGGTTGAAACAGAAGGAGGTTTCCGTACGCGAGGAGACCCTTACGAGTCAAACCATACCGGCGGAGGTGTACCAGATGGCGATCCATCCCTTAACTCGTCGAATGAAGATTCCAGAGTTCGATGGTGAAGGAGTCGAGGGGTGGGTTCTGCGAGTCGACCAGTATTTTGAGATCGAAGAGTTCTCGGAAGAGGCCAAACTCAAGGCGGTACGGATGTGCTTTGTCGATGACGCTCTTATGTGGTACCGGTGGGAAAGGGATCGTTACCCATTCGAGAGTTGGGCCCAGATGAGAGAAAGGGTTTTGGAGAATTTTTCTGAAACTCCTGACACGACGGCCGGAGAGAGGCTACTCACACTCCGACAGGAAGGGTCGGTGAAGGACTTTTGTCGGGAGTTTGTGTCGCTAGCCTCCAACGCGCCAGAGTTGACGGAAGCAGTGCTGGAGATGGCGTTCATGGTCGGGTTGAAGCCTAAGATCCGAGCGGGGGTGAGGATGTTTGACTCGAGAGGATTGAAGAAAATGATGAGTGTGGCCAAGACGGTGGAGGAATGGTCGACACCGGAGGTGCCTGGTGGGCCTCAATCGTCTGTGGGCTCTCATTCATCTGGAGGATACTCAAAGGGGTCAAGGTCCACTTATGAGAAGAGTACTGGGCCGAATTCATTTAAGCCCAAGAGCAGTGGGTCTTATTCTCAGCAATCAAACACCTCGCGAGGAGCAACCCCTAGAACGCAGACTCAGATGAATCACGGGAGATTGAAGCCACCTTTCCGTCGATTAACAGCGGCGGAGGTTGCCAAATGGAAGGCGGAAGGTCTGTGTTTCAAGTGCGACGAGAAGTTCACCGCAAATCACATATGTCCAAGGAAGGAGCTGTCGGTGCTGCTAGTGAACGAGAATGGAACGGAGATAGAACTGCCGGAAGAGATGACGGAGATGAGGgattcagaagaagaagagttcaCCGAAGTAGCGGAGCTGTCGGTAAACTCCGTAGTGGGTCTTTCATCACCGCATACGATCAAACTCAAAGGGAGAGTCGCAGGCGAAGAAGTGGTGGTGTTGATCGATAGCGGCGCTACCCACAACTTTATTTCGGAGGAGCTGGTCAAGAAACTGTCAATCCCTCGCAGTACCACTAAAGGCTACGGAGTGATGGTGGGAGCAGGGTTAACAGTGAAAGGAGGAGGCGTGTGTGACGAAGTGGAGCTACAACTTCCAGAATGCACGGTGACGTCCAGCTTCTTACCTCTAGAGTTGGGCATGGCTGATGTGATTCTAGGGATACAATGGTTGGAAACGTTGGGGGAAACTCGCTCTAATTGGAAGCTACAATGGATGAAGTTTCAATTGGGTAAGGAAACTGTGACGTTACAAGGAGATCCTAGCCTTTTCTCTGCGCAGGTGTCTCTTAAGGCATTGTGGAAGGCTATGGAAAATGAAGGAGAAGGATACATGGTGGAGTTGAGCAGTATGCAGACAGTCGGCGGAGGAGAGCCTGAACGGTTGAGGAGTGAGTATCAGTGGGTTGAAAGTGAGTTTGGGGGAACCTTTCAAGAGCCGCAAGGACTACCACCGTCTAGGGGAAAGGAACACGCGATAACTCTGGAAGCAGGAGCCAATCCAGTGAGCGTGCGGCCCTTTAGATACCCGCATGTGCagaaagaagagattgagaGGCAGATAGCGGTAATGCTGGCAGCAGGGATCATACAAGAAAGCAACAGTCCTTTTTCTAGTCCGGTCTTATTGGTAAGGAAGAAGGATGGAAGCTGGAGGTTCTGTGTGGATTACAGAGCACTCAACAAGGTGACAGTACCAGACCGATACCCAATTCCCATGATCGATCTTCTGCTTGATGAGTTGCAGGGGGCCAAGGTGTTTTCGAAACTCGACCTCAgatcagggtatcatcagatcctgGTCAAGTCAGAAGATGTGCCGAAGACGGCGTTCAGAACTCACGATGGTCATTACGAATTCCTCGTAATGCCCTTTGGCTTGTCCAATGCACCGGCTACCTTTCAGTCCATCATGAACGATGTGTTCCGTCCTTGGCTGCGCAAGTTTGTCTTAGTATTCTTTGACGACATATTAGTCTACAGTGAGAATGAGGAAGACCACAAGGCTCACTTGAAGATAGTCTTGCAGCAGCTTGAGCGACATCAGTTGTATGCTAATAGAAAGAAGTGCACTTTCGGGAGTAAGAGGATAGAGTATTTGGGGTATATAATTACAGAAGAGGGGGTAGCTGCAGACAAGGAGAAGGTTCGAGCAATGGAGGAGTGGCCGTTACCTAAGAATATCAGGGGATTGAGAGGGTTCTTAGGGCTAACAGGTTACTACCGGAAGTTCGTAAGAGATTACGGGATCATAGCAAGGCCTCTTACCGAACTGTTGAGGAAGGATCAATTTTTGTGGAGGGTTGAAGCTACATTAGCCTTTGAGGCTCTGAAGAAGGCGATGGCTACCACCCCAGTCTTGGCTCTGCCGAATTTCGAGGAAGTATTTGTGTTGGAATCTGATGCCTCAGGCGTGGGGTTGGGGGCTGTTTTGATGCAGCAGCAGAGACCGTTGGCATATTTTAGTCAGGCCCTATCAGACCGTCAGCGCCTCAAATCCGTATATGAGCGAGAGCTCATGGCCATTGTGCTAGCAGTGCAGAAGTGGAGGCATTACTTGCTGGGGAGGAGGTTCATAATCAGAACAGACCAGAAGAGTCTCAAGTTCCTGTTGGAGCAGAGAGAGGTGAACTTGGAGTACCAAAGATGGTTAACTAAATTGCTTGGATTTGATTTCGAGATACAGTACAAGCCAGGGTTGGAAAATAAAGCTGCTGATGCTCTTTCAAGGAGAGAATGGGGGCCGGAGTTATTAGCTCTTACGATCCCTACATCAATTCAACTGGAGGAGTTATCTGAACTGGTGGACAGGGATCCTGAGATGCTGGCCATACGAGAAGCTGTTAAAGAAGGATCTGGAGAACACAAGGATTACTCAGTGGTACAAGGGAGGCTCTTGCGCAAAGGCAAGCTGGTTATTCCTCAAAACTCCAGTGTCATCAAGACCATAATGGAAGAGTTCCACTGTGGGAAAATAGGAGGGCATGGAGGGGTTCTAAGGACGCAGAAGAGGATAGGGGACGTGTTTTACTGGAAGGGGATGATGACAGATATTAAGAGATTTGTGGCTTCGTGTCTCACTTGTCAGAGGCACAAGTATTCAACCTTAGCTCCTGGGGGATTGCTACAACCACTACCAGTGCCAGAGAAGGTTTGGGATGACGTATCGATGGACTTCGTAGAGGGTCTTCCGCGTTCTGAAGGGTATAACTCAATCATGGTTGTCGTGGATAGGCTGACGAAATATGCGCATTTCATCAAACTCAAACACCCATACTCTGCTGTAGACGTGGCAGGGGTGTTTGCGCAAGAGGTCTTGAAGCTGCACGGGTTTCCAAGGACGATAGTCTGTGACCGCGACAGGGTATTCACGAGCCAgttctggaaggaattgtttaAACTGGCCGGGACGAGACTCTGTTTCAGTACTGCCTACCATCCCCAATCAGACGGACAAACGGAAGTAACCAACAGAGGACTGGAGACCTACTTGCGGTGCTTTTCCAGTGACAAACCGAAGGAGTGGGGCAAATACTTGATGTGGGCGGAGCTAAGTTACAACACTGCCTACCATTCAACCATTCAGATGTCACCATTTCAAGCCCTCTATGGTCGAGATCCTCCTGCTTTAATCAAATATGAGCAGGGATCGACTAGTAACGCAGAATTGGAAGAGAAACTGTTGGAGCGTGATGCGATGATTGAGCTGCTGAGAGAACATTTACACAAAGCCCAACAGACCATGAAGAACAGGGCTGATGGGCGTAGGAGGGAAGTTGAGTTTGAAGTGGGAGATAAAGTCTTTCTGAAGCTTAGGCCATACCGACAGCACACACTGGCTAGAAGAAGTAATGAGAAGCTAGCTGCCCGGTTCTATGGTCCTTATGAGATAGCATCAAGGGTAGGAAAGGTTGCCTACAGGCTACACCTTCCGGAAGAAGCAAAGATCCACCCAACTTTTCACGTATCACAGCTAAAAAAGTTGGAAGGAGAGGTGGTGGATTCAGTTTCTATTCCACCACAACTGACTGAGGAGGGAGAAATGATTGCTGAACCAGAGGCAATACTGGGAACTAGGAAGAACGTGATCTCAGGTCAAGAAGAGGTCCTTATCAAGTGGAAAGGATTACCGGCATTCGACAGTTCTTGGGAGTGGAGTAATGTGATCAGGGCGCAGTATCCTAACTTCGACCTTGAGGACAAGGTCAATTTGGTTGAAGGGGGTATTGATACGTATGGAATCATCAAGCCTCCTATTCTGTACCAGTACCAACGCAAAGGCCGAAA AGACTGGAAG GTTTCGGTAGAAGAAGCTCAAGAGACAGTTAATCTCTGGTATAATGACAGACAAGAAGTCCGGAAATGGCAAGAACTACGCAAGAAAGAAGCTATACAAAATGGGTATGTGCTGACTTTGTTGGGAAGGGCTCGTAAGTTCCCTGCGTACCGTTCACGTGCCCAAAAGAACCATATCGAACGAGCAGCAATCAACACTCCTGTTCAG GGAAGTGCGGCTGATGTTGCTATGTGCGCTATGCTGGAGATAACAACAAATGAACGTTTAAACGAGCTTGGTTGGAAGCTGCTTCTACAA GTTCATGATGAAGTAATCTTGGAAGGACCAAGTGAATCAGCCGAGTTAGCTAAATCCATAGTTGTGGACTGCATGTGTAGACCATTCAACGGCAAGAACATTCTCTCAGTCGATTTGTCTGTTGATGCCAAGTGTGCTCAGAACTGGTATGCTGCTAAGTAA
- the LOC106357488 gene encoding protein LHCP TRANSLOCATION DEFECT, which produces MASISSCTAPSASLFSSTTKPINSSSSSSSSVRLSSRFLGTRVVKLRIGLGPSNGSRATCWFKFGKNGVDAENAGIYGSQSRDDFDRDDVEQYFNYMGMLAVEGTYDKMEALLNQNIHPVDILLMLAASEGDKPKIEELLRAGADYTVKDADGRTALDRASSEEIRDLILGSLTQKA; this is translated from the exons ATGGCTTCCATCTCATCATGCACAGCTCCTTCTGCGAGCTTATTCTCCTCTACCACCAAACCTATCAacagttcttcttcttcttcttcctcagtaAGGCTCTCCTCTCGGTTTCTTGGAACTCGAGTTGTGAAGCTCCGGATAGGACTCGGACCCTCCAACGGGTCTAGAGCCACTTGCTGGTTCAAGTTCGGAAAGAACGGCGTTGATGCTGAGAATGCTGGAATCTATGGCAGCCAATCACGTGATGATTTCGATAGAGATGACGTCGAACAG TATTTCAACTACATGGGGATGCTTGCGGTTGAAGGAACCTATGATAAGATGGAGGCTCTTCTCAACCAAAACATTCATCCTGTAGATATTCTTTTGATGTTAGCAGCCTCAGAAGGAGACAAGCCTAAGATCGAGGAGCTCCTCAGAGCCGGTGCTGACTACACTGTTAAGGACGCTGATGGAAGAACCGCTCTTGACAGAGCCAGCAGTGAGGAGATCCGTGATTTGATCCTTGGATCTCTCACTCAAAAGGCTTGA
- the LOC106357487 gene encoding early nodulin-like protein 3 codes for MARDLKNMKLHGFGLMCLFMIVSEAYAREFAVGGAKGWTVPSGAQVYSQWAEQSRFQIGDSLLFVYQPNQDSVLQVTRDAYDSCNTDAPTAKFADGKTSFALTHSGPYYFISGNKNNCQKNEKLVVIVMADRNGNTTASSPPLPSPAPAPSVESPPSPPPMTGPFETPAPTPTPTQETPNSAASPSSSFVAALLVAAFASTLFLH; via the exons ATGGCTCGAGACCTAAAGAACATGAAGCTTCATGGGTTCGGTCTTATGTGTCTGTTCATGATCGTTAGCGAGGCCTACGCTAGAGAGTTTGCGGTAGGTGGTGCAAAAGGTTGGACCGTCCCTTCAGGTGCTCAAGTTTACAGTCAATGGGCAGAGCAAAGCAGATTCCAAATCGGCGACTCTCTGC TGTTCGTCTACCAACCAAACCAAGACTCAGTTCTCCAAGTCACAAGAGACGCTTACGACAGCTGCAACACAGATGCACCAACCGCTAAGTTCGCTGATGGCAAAACTTCTTTCGCATTAACACACTCTGGACCATACTATTTCATCAGcggaaacaaaaacaactgCCAGAAAAACGAGAAGCTAGTGGTCATCGTCATGGCTGACAGAAACGGAAACACCACCGCATCATCACCACCACTGCCGTCTCCAGCTCCTGCTCCCTCGGTAGAGTCCCCTCCTTCTCCACCGCCAATGACAGGACCCTTTGAGACACCAGCACCCACACCTACTCCAACTCAAGAAACTCCAAATAGTGCAGCTTCCCCATCTTCTTCCTTTGTGGCTGCTCTTCTTGTAGCTGCCTTTGCTTCCACTCTATTCCTACACTAA
- the BNAA05G20370D gene encoding vascular-related unknown protein 3: MENSALSNVVRRTVISNQQRTIQEGLEESSWDMYVETEDGISHYEDSSMISDAASPIIYVEEDTASSPSNRTKGCSEMENNTTEGKTMNNSKTEEKGLNKKGIMNEEYCAELKKRGLCLVPLSMLYNYIG, encoded by the exons ATGGAAAACTCAGCACTAAGCAATGTCGTGAGGCGAACAGTAATCTCTAATCAACAGAGAACAATACAAGAGGGTCTAGAAGAGAGTAGTTGGGATATGTACGTTGAAACCGAAGATGGTATCAGCCATTATGAAGATTCTTCCATGATCTCAGATGCTGCGTCTCCTATAATCTATGTCGAAGAAGACACGGCTTCATCTCCGTCTAACAGAACCAAG GGTTGCAGTGAAATGGAGAACAATACGACAGAAGGAAAAACCATGAACAATTCTAAAACTGAG GAGAAAGGATTGAATAAGAAAGGGATAATGAATGAAGAATATTGCGCAGAATTGAAGAAGAGAGGACTTTGTTTAGTGCCTTTGTCGATGTTGTACAACTACATTGGTTGA
- the LOC106356077 gene encoding protein NDR1-like, with product MSRLEAEGRAPSCWWRFGFWLTILAGLIILIVWINLRPTGSDIPKCSVEYFYVPALNKTLNSRLNTTLNFMVRLANPNSEQGIYYDDVHLSFSSVTYVFIANYTVPRFYQGRKKKAKKWGQVVPLNNQTVLEAVLPNGLASFRINLKTQVRYKNSFWKTRRFGVDVGAEVGVNGDGVKANKKGIRLKKSDSSSSSSLRSYFPVCVLTNLLAFFAIC from the coding sequence atgagtCGTCTTGAAGCTGAAGGAAGAGCCCCAAGTTGCTGGTGGCGCTTTGGCTTTTGGTTAACCATCTTAGCTGGACTTATCATTCTCATAGTTTGGATAAATCTACGTCCAACGGGTTCAGACATTCCAAAATGCTCAGTCGAATACTTTTACGTTCCAGCCCTCaacaaaaccctaaactcaCGACTCAACACCACTCTCAACTTCATGGTTCGTCTAGCTAATCCAAACAGTGAACAAGGAATCTACTATGACGACGTCCACCTTTCCTTCTCCAGCGTCACCTATGTATTCATCGCTAACTACACGGTGCCAAGATTCTACCAGGGACGCAAGAAGAAAGCCAAGAAGTGGGGTCAGGTTGTGCCTCTGAACAACCAGACAGTTTTAGAAGCGGTTTTGCCTAATGGATTGGCGAGTTTTCGGATAAACCTGAAGACACAAGTGAGGTACAAGAACTCGTTTTGGAAAACTAGGAGGTTTGGGGTCGACGTTGGTGCTGAAGTTGGAGTCAACGGGGATGGAGttaaagctaataagaaaggGATTAGGTTGAAGAAATCTgactcttcttcatcttcttcattaagaAGCTATTTTCCTGTTTGTGTTTTGACGAATCTGCTTGCTTTCTTTGCTATTTGTTGA